The genomic window AAATGATCGTGTACCTGCAGATGAACGCATTGGCCGACAGCGGCCCCTTCTTGGCCGATCGACAAATGGGCGGGTCCGGCATGGGTGTAGGCGATACCCTGATAGCTTCCCAGTTTTTTGATATTGTCGAGCATGGTTTCAAACTCACGGATGAGCGCCATGTCTCGGTAAATGCGCAATAAGCGTTCTTCGCCCACGCCTTTGCCATCATGCCGTTCTTCCTGTATTTTTTTGTTATAGCTGTTAACAGGAATTTTTTCAAAGTGAATGGCAGATTCTTTTCTGACCTCTTGAGGAACGACCATAAGTTTTTTTGCCATGAGATAAATCCTTTATTCGTTGGAACGCCCATGATCTAAGCGGGGTTGGTCGATAGGCACGAACACATTATAATCAACCGCACAATGCTCCATTGTACGCTGTGCATCTTAACACTATAAAACAAAAAAGAGAAAGATTATCATCCGAGAAGATTGAGACGCGCCAAAACATCTTCCAAAGGCTGTTCAAATTTTGCTTGAAGAGGCGTCAGGGGCAGGCGCAAATTATTTTTTATGAATCCCATACGGGCGAGCGCCGCTTTTACCGGCATGGGATTGGTTTCGCAAAAGAGCGCTTTAAACAACTCGGCCAGTTTGTAGTGTTCTTCTCGTGCGCCCGCGTAATCAGAGCGCGCCGCCTTCTCACAAAGCGCAGCGACCGGTGCCGGGGCTACATTCGCCGCTACAGAGACCACCCCATCAGCGCCTAAAACCATCATGGGCAAGGTGAGGCTGTCATCACCGGACAGGACTGAAATATCACAGCGATTCAGGATTTCAGTGACTTGCTCTACACAGCCGCACGCCTCTTTAATGGACACGATATTTTCAACTTTGGACAACTGCGCAACGGTTTCCGGCAGCATTTTCACACCCGTCCGGCCGGGCACATTGTAGAGCATGATAGGGATGTCCGCTGATTGCGCGACCTTGGTATAGTGTGCGA from Candidatus Hydrogenedentota bacterium includes these protein-coding regions:
- a CDS encoding 4-hydroxy-tetrahydrodipicolinate synthase, translating into MFKGSFVALVTPFKDDMEIDYDAYGRLIDYQIEQGTHGLVPCGCTGEAATLSHAEQKACIRFTLERAAGRVPVVAGTGSNNTAEAVMLTQYAAELKCDGALLITPYYNKPTAAGQIAHYTKVAQSADIPIMLYNVPGRTGVKMLPETVAQLSKVENIVSIKEACGCVEQVTEILNRCDISVLSGDDSLTLPMMVLGADGVVSVAANVAPAPVAALCEKAARSDYAGAREEHYKLAELFKALFCETNPMPVKAALARMGFIKNNLRLPLTPLQAKFEQPLEDVLARLNLLG